attattatcaactaaattattttttccttaattttataaattaaataattaaatcttataaataagagCCTAAAAATTAATGCCTCGTGGGTATGTTAAGTTTTGTCTATTAAAGGTGTcctaattaaacattttcaatTCTACAACTAAATTAACAATAATTTCTTGTACGAAAGAGTTTCACATACacgaaaatatgtttttgcCGACATTATACATAAGTTTAAATCTAGAAACCTGCCTGCAGACGACACGTATCTTAAATTTTTCGCCTCTACAAGTGTACATACTGCACATTAGACAAAAGCGAAGTTGCATATACACGAGACTACTAGATTATTTGTAGGGATCTTGCTGTAGTTAAAGTGATAAGGAAGGCACTCCATGAGTAAGCAgtaattatttaattctttaGCTGGAACCGATCCCACTAGATGTTACTCTGCAGAATTTTAATTGACTAAATTTTATGTTAGAAGGTTCGGTTCTAGATTTTGATTCGTATATCCAATGTAGGGAAATGCTTCTTAAGTAGGTTGCTTGAAAAGTGCTTATTGAGTCGAATAGTTTACAAGGTACTCCACCGCACTTAGTTTAGTAGATGTTATAGTTGtgctttatttttatgtaacttTCTCAACAGTTCAGGAGTTGTAAAAGAGCTATTATTTGGTAAGTTCCCCGACCCCGAGGTTAAGTTGGTGCCGGTGGCATCTCAGGGTAACAAGGGTAGCACATGGTTGataaatgtaaatttatttgatttcatcttataaaattgattattcaaattaaaataacttgaataacttttatattagattagtaaatttataatcatctaaacataaattatgttactttaaaatcaatttaataaaattaattttattcaacatCCATTCAAATTGTAAGTCATTAAATTCATGTCAAATGGAAGCAACAAATTAAGCaaaactttttacattttttctttcattttaaacgTGTTATCAAAAAGCACTTAGCTGTTATGAATTAAGCAAATACTGTACAATGGTAGTGAAAGAAAGGAACACTAGGCTAATCAAGAGTGTTTAGAGAAGATGAAAGAATTATTGGAAGAGAAACTTTTTCTGTATTGTTACATTGTCAATGGTATTAGTTACAAgccttataaattataaaggcTACTACACTTCCACTTATCACATAGGGAATTAATTATCTAACTCTTAACAACCTCTCCCTTATCAAAAATACAAGAGAGAAAGCAGGAACAATTGTTTAAGGTAGAGCCTTGGTTTGAACCTTCAACTATCTACACTATTTGCATAATTTGTATTCAATGAAGAAACTTAGGTCCAAGTAGAGCCTTAGTCAAAGCATTTGTTGGGTTATGATCAGTGGTGATCTTCTCTAGGTTCACTTTCTCACTTTCAATGGTTTCTCTCACAAAGTGAAACTTGACATCTATGTGCTTAGTTCTCTCATAGAATGTTTGATTTTTAGCCAAATATATACCACTTTGGTTGTTGCAGTAGACCTTAGCAACTCCTTTTTGAGCCTGTAAACTCACTGCCATTCCTATCATCCATATTGCCTCTTTCACTGCCTCAATCACAACAATGAACTCTGCTTCCGTTGTGGACAATGAAACCACCTTCTGCGGTTGCACTTCCAACTAACAGTGTTTCCATGAAACACATATCCTGTTAATGACCTCCTAGTATCAATGCATTTAGCATAATTTGAGTTAACAAATCCTGCCGCATTCCCTACGCTTTCTTCATGTTTCTCATGCAACAATCCAGTTGCAATGGTTCCCTTCAAGTACCTTAGTATCCACTTCAAAGCCTCCTAGTGTAGTTTTCCTGGTTTCCCCATGTATCTACTGATTAGACTTACTGAGTAGGCTAGATAAGGTCTTGTACATATCATTACATACATCAAGCTCCCTACTGCATTTGCATAGGGTCCAAGGGTAACCACTCCACTTTTCTTCTGGAGTTTTCATCTCAATAGCAGTGGATGGACTTATGTTTATTAAGTAAGCTATGGTCATCACAGCTTCAACCCAAAAATGTGCAGAATAGTTTGCATCAAATATAATGCATCTGACCCTCTTGATAATGGTTTGGTTCATCCTTTCGGCTAGTCCATTCTGTCAGGGAGTGCCCTTTACTGTCTTGTGCCTCTTAatcccttgtttttttttttttttgcaaaactaATTGAATTCTTCAAAGCAAAACTCTAAACCATTGTCAGTTATGAGTTTCCTGACTTTTCTGTTGGTTTGAGTTTCGACCAGTACCTTCCATTCCTTGAACTTCTCAAGGGCTTCACTCTTCTACTTAAGTATGCAGATCCATTCCTtcctagagaaatcatcaattaTAGAAAGGAGGTACCTTACTCCATTGTGTGATGATACTCTTGTTGGCCTCCATGCATTGTTGTGGATGTATTCAAGTGTACCCTTGGAGTGATGTATAGCAGTGACAAACTCCAACCTCTTTGCCTTGCCAAGAATATAGTGTTCACAAAACTGTAGTGACTCAACAATATCTTTTCCTAGTAGCTTTTGTTTGTTGAGCTCCTTCAACCCTCCTTCACTGATGTGTCCAAGCCTCTTGTGCCAGAGACTTGCATGTGAGTTAGTTTCCTTAGTCATAGTTGCCACAACCCCTTTTTGAACATTTCCTACCAAAAGATAAAGCCATTTTCCAGCTTGGCTCTCATGAACACCATGGAACCTTTGGTGATCTTGAGAACTCCACCTTTAGCCCTGCACACAAAACCTTGCTTGTCAAGCATCCCTAGAGAGATCAAATTCCTCCTTAATTCTAGCACATTCCCAACCCCTTGCAGTGTCCTAGTTACTCCACCAACAAGTTTCAGAGTAACACTAACAATTCCCATTACTTTGCAAGCTTTATTGTTGCCAAGTAAAACCTGTCATCCATCAATCTTCTCATAAGAATTGAACTGTTCCATTTTAGAACACATGTGAAATGAGCAACCCGAGTCAAGAACCCAATATGGTTTGACTGGTGCCTCTGAAACACACAAGACATCAACACTTTCATACCCTTTTGAGCCAATGTCTGCATCACCACTGTGATtgttttgatctctttgtttctttttcttcttgtacTTAGGACattctttttgaaattttcttcaCTTCCACATATGAAACATCTCCTCTTCTTGCCTTCTTTCGATTTGGATCTTGTACCTTTCTTGCCCTTGAATTCTTTCTTTTCAGGCATCCCTCTAGTGAACAATCCCTCTACATCTTGATCACCCTTACTTTCTGACTTCCTTCTCAACTCCTTTGTAAACAAAGTTGCTTGTACTTCTTCTAATGAAAGAGTATATATCCTTGCCATAGATGAAAGTATCAGAGAGGCTGTCAAACTCATTCGGTAATGATCTCAAGAGCAAAAGTGTTTGGTCTTCATCTTCTAGGGGGATTTCAATATTTTCCAGATGTAGAATGATCTTATTGAAGTCATCCAAATGATCTTTGAGCAACTTCCCTGTTGTCATCTTGAGGGTGTACAATTTTTGCTTCGAGTATAACATGTTGCCCAACGATTTGGTCATGTACAAATTTTTCAACTTGTTCCAAATCATAGAAGCTGATTTCTCCTTAGAAACTTCCCTCAACACTTTATCTCtactattaatttatatatgccTGATTATATGTGTgtttgtctatatatatattcagaAACTTGAACGTCCAAGTCATCAGCAAATTAAGGAACGATCATTCGATCTCCATCGGTCCTAGATTATCATGGAGATGAAGTCCTTTGGCGTTGAAGGTGAAGCTAAAATGCTAAAGGGTGTTTTTCTTCCATATATATCAACCAGCCACGTGCTTCCCTTGGTAGACATAGCGAGGATCTTCACCATGCAGGGTGGTGTGGATGCGATCATAATGACCACACCAGCACACGCTGCCACCATTCAAAGCTGCTCCACTATTGGAACCCATGTTGTCAAGTTCCCACAAGTTCCCGGTTTGCCGGAAGGAATGGACACGGAGAACATCGACGCCGTCGCTGCCACTTGCGAAGAATTATCATGTGATATTTAGACatggtaaaattttattttataatttaatgaattatcatgtgaaaaataaattacacaaataacaaatataggaattttataatgtaaaatatCGTAAAAACCAACTcatgaatttaatattttaagcgGAGAAGATTTGTtagtagaaaaagaaagatagatTCAAATTCTTATActggaagaagaaaaatctttggattatttttttaaaaaaagtagaaattaaTATtccaattataataataaaaaaaccttaataaatgaaagaaagacATCTCTGATTCCGTATCCAGGATTTAAACCAAGATATCCatcatttctttctctcccCTTCTTCCAATTATCGATTTGGTGAGGATTTCTCCCTCCCGCTTGAATGAACTATCGCAGAGCCAAAACGATAAATCCAAACCCATTGATCCATTATGCCAATAATCGATCAATACCCCACACCCACAAACCTCGACCCCATGAAAGACCAACTCCAAAGTTCCGCAAGCGCATTCCCTTCGTCACCGAAGTCAAAACAGTGGAAGACCCGGAAGAAGCATTGTCCCTCTTTCACCGTTACAAAGAACAGGGTTTCCGGCACTATTACCCTTCCTATGCCGCATTACTCTACAAACTAGCTCGTTCTAGAATGTTCGATGCCGTTGAAACGATTCTCGCTCACATGAAAGACACCGAAATGCAATGCAGAGAGAGCGTTTTCATTGCCCTCTTTCAACATTACGGTCCCGAAAAAGCCGTTGAACTCTTCAACAGAATGCCTCAGTTCAATTGCACCCGCACGATACAGTCCTTCAACGCGCTTCTCAATGTTCTAATTGACAATGACAGGTTTGACGAGGCCAATGATATTTTTGGTAAATCCTATGAAATGGGTTTTCGTCCAAACACGGTCACGTTCAATATAATGGTGAAGGGGCGGTTGGCAAAGGGCGAGTGGGGGAAAGcatgtgaggtgtttgatgaaaTGCTTCAGAAGAGAGTGCAACCGAGTGTTGTCACTTATAATAGTCTCATTGGGTTTTTGTGTAGGAAGGGTGATTTGGATAAAGCAATGGCCTTGCTCGAGGACATGGGCCAGAAAGGAAAGCATGCAAATGAAGTAACATATGCGCTGTTGATGGAGGGTTTGTGCTCTGTGGAGAAGACTGAGGAAGCTAAGAAGCTTATGTTTGATATGGCATATCGCGGGTGTAAAGCTCAGCCGGTGaattttggtgttttgatgaatGATCTTGGTAAGAGAGGAAAGGTTGAAGAGGCCAAATCTTTGCTCCATGAGATGAAGAAAAGGCGGCTTAAGCCAG
Above is a window of Glycine soja cultivar W05 chromosome 12, ASM419377v2, whole genome shotgun sequence DNA encoding:
- the LOC114379100 gene encoding pentatricopeptide repeat-containing protein At1g07740, mitochondrial; the encoded protein is MNYRRAKTINPNPLIHYANNRSIPHTHKPRPHERPTPKFRKRIPFVTEVKTVEDPEEALSLFHRYKEQGFRHYYPSYAALLYKLARSRMFDAVETILAHMKDTEMQCRESVFIALFQHYGPEKAVELFNRMPQFNCTRTIQSFNALLNVLIDNDRFDEANDIFGKSYEMGFRPNTVTFNIMVKGRLAKGEWGKACEVFDEMLQKRVQPSVVTYNSLIGFLCRKGDLDKAMALLEDMGQKGKHANEVTYALLMEGLCSVEKTEEAKKLMFDMAYRGCKAQPVNFGVLMNDLGKRGKVEEAKSLLHEMKKRRLKPDVVTYNILINYLCKEGKAMEAYKVLLEMQIGGCVPNAATYRMVVDGLCQIGDFEVALSVLNAMLTSRHCPRSETFNCMVVGLLKSGNIDGSCFVLEEMEKRKLEFDLESWETIIKSACSENKGASELMTVLTSPCI